One Planctomycetaceae bacterium DNA window includes the following coding sequences:
- a CDS encoding flagellin: MLTINDVSISLSAGLNQNQVIDRINEFTSQTGVTAELDGTSTRLYTQDFGSDATITVVSNAAAASTSSGFGTTLQTDSGVDIVGTIGGTSFNGSGNVITADSGVAKGLSIQVAASADATTTGTAATATISVTDNSLQFQIGPNQNQTANIAIDKVSPVALGFGVTGNQFNNLNEIDVTSAAKSQDALAVIDAAIDDVTNLRGALGAFQQNTLEATANNLRATLENTVNAESVIRDTDFAEEIANFTKGQVLVQAGTSVLRNANQIPQLALALL, from the coding sequence GTGCTGACGATCAACGACGTCAGCATCTCCCTGAGCGCCGGACTGAATCAGAACCAGGTGATCGACCGGATCAATGAGTTCACTTCTCAGACGGGTGTGACCGCGGAACTCGACGGTACTTCCACGCGGTTGTACACGCAGGACTTCGGTTCCGACGCGACCATCACGGTGGTGTCCAACGCCGCCGCCGCCAGCACCAGCAGCGGCTTCGGCACGACGCTTCAAACGGACTCCGGCGTCGACATCGTCGGTACGATCGGCGGAACCAGCTTCAACGGCAGCGGTAACGTGATCACGGCCGATTCGGGTGTCGCCAAGGGGCTTTCGATCCAGGTGGCCGCTTCCGCCGATGCCACGACGACGGGTACTGCGGCAACTGCCACGATTTCCGTGACGGACAACTCGCTACAGTTCCAGATCGGACCGAACCAGAATCAGACGGCGAATATCGCCATCGACAAGGTCAGTCCTGTGGCTCTCGGTTTCGGTGTGACCGGCAATCAGTTCAACAACCTGAACGAAATTGACGTCACCTCGGCCGCCAAGTCTCAGGATGCTCTGGCCGTCATCGACGCGGCTATCGACGACGTCACCAACCTGCGAGGTGCACTGGGTGCATTCCAGCAGAACACTCTGGAAGCGACCGCCAACAACCTGCGGGCGACTCTGGAAAACACGGTCAACGCGGAATCTGTGATTCGAGACACGGACTTCGCAGAAGAAATCGCCAACTTCACGAAGGGTCAGGTCCTTGTTCAGGCCGGCACAAGTGTGCTGCGGAACGCAAACCAGATTCCTCAGTTGGCTCTGGCACTGTTGTAG
- a CDS encoding flagellin: MSLTIANNVSSLTAQHNLGRAASGVARSVERLSSGLKINRGADGPAALVISEKQRAQIAGLRSAIDNSEKAVSLVQTAEGALTEINSLLVKVRSLAIDSANTGVNDADALAANQAEIDNALDTITRIANNTQFGTKKLLDGSAGVNGVSSNGAVAFLKGTADTTAGSYAVAITTAGERATETAGTDQTQNLAADEVLTINDVSISLSAGLNQNQVIDRINEFTSQTGVTAELDGTSTRLYTTDFGSDATITVVSNAAAASTSSGFGTTLLTDNGVDIVGTIGGTSFNGSGNVITADSGVAKGLSIQIAASADATTTGTATTATISVTDNSLQFQIGPNQNQTANIAIDKVNPVALGFGVTGNQFNNLNEIDVTSAAKSQDSLGVIDAAIDDITNLRGALGAFQANTLESTANNLRATLENTVNAESVIRDTDFAEEIANFTKGQVLVQAGTNVLRNANQIPQLALSLLQ, from the coding sequence ATGTCACTGACAATTGCCAACAACGTGTCGTCGCTGACGGCACAGCACAACCTTGGTCGCGCCGCCAGCGGTGTCGCCAGGTCGGTCGAACGACTGTCGTCCGGCCTGAAGATCAACCGTGGTGCCGACGGCCCCGCGGCTCTGGTCATTTCCGAAAAGCAGCGAGCTCAGATTGCCGGTCTGCGTTCCGCGATCGACAACTCTGAAAAGGCCGTTTCGCTGGTGCAGACTGCGGAAGGCGCTTTGACGGAAATCAACAGCCTGCTGGTCAAGGTCCGCAGCCTGGCGATCGATTCCGCGAACACCGGTGTCAATGACGCCGACGCTCTGGCCGCAAACCAGGCGGAAATCGACAACGCTCTGGACACGATCACCCGCATTGCCAACAACACTCAGTTCGGCACCAAGAAACTGCTGGACGGTTCGGCCGGCGTCAATGGGGTCTCCAGCAATGGTGCCGTCGCGTTTCTAAAGGGAACGGCCGATACGACTGCCGGGTCCTACGCGGTTGCCATCACGACTGCCGGTGAACGAGCCACTGAAACGGCCGGCACCGATCAGACGCAGAACCTTGCAGCCGACGAAGTGCTGACGATCAACGACGTCAGCATCTCCCTGAGCGCCGGACTGAATCAGAACCAGGTGATCGACCGGATCAATGAGTTCACTTCTCAGACGGGCGTGACCGCGGAACTCGACGGCACATCGACCCGACTTTATACGACGGACTTCGGTTCCGACGCGACCATTACGGTGGTGTCCAATGCCGCCGCCGCCAGCACCAGCAGCGGCTTCGGCACGACGCTTCTGACGGATAACGGTGTTGATATTGTCGGCACGATCGGCGGAACCAGCTTCAACGGCAGCGGTAACGTGATCACGGCCGATTCGGGCGTTGCGAAGGGGCTTTCGATTCAGATCGCCGCTTCCGCCGACGCCACAACGACGGGTACTGCAACAACCGCCACGATTTCCGTAACGGACAACTCGCTGCAGTTCCAGATCGGACCGAACCAGAATCAGACGGCGAATATCGCCATCGACAAGGTCAATCCTGTGGCTCTCGGTTTCGGTGTGACCGGCAATCAGTTCAACAACCTGAACGAAATTGACGTCACGTCGGCGGCTAAGTCTCAGGATTCTCTGGGCGTCATTGACGCGGCCATCGACGACATCACCAACCTGCGAGGGGCGCTGGGTGCGTTCCAGGCGAACACTCTGGAATCGACCGCCAACAACCTGCGTGCAACTCTGGAAAACACGGTCAACGCGGAATCTGTGATTCGAGACACGGACTTCGCGGAAGAAATCGCCAACTTCACCAAGGGTCAGGTACTCGTTCAGGCCGGCACAAATGTGCTGCGGAACGCTAACCAGATTCCTCAGTTGGCTCTGTCGCTGTTGCAATAG
- a CDS encoding tetratricopeptide repeat protein codes for MLVVGGIALSGLGIATGMWLHTKNTPESEENPAVATTSTAADHAWSDELPDNLPPDESQLHAGTNGAPRTEPPDPFQVAASGISETDAGEESAAEVIANYISIADEELRVGNYAKAIDLYNFSLTQVSGASEAAVRFRLALAAEAAGSFPEAIGRYQSVSQKFAQSAWADVAQLGEARCLASLGQTEKLEVTLVREVILNETAFSPTVRGELLHICGRAFANGLTANRNTSLLDDQCLILPTWLPDPIQVLAELPAMLQDTAPKPGNLTFQILQSREDSPDSVYVRVHSAKASVRTLLNAALQKSGYECRFSQGALLAINGRKQTLHADDIGLSLLLDGLCVPFGLIWSYDGSTIQIRSRSEAGAAELADYRVNAAERLLRTALFQAPDSAQIGHSRVALGVLVYHRQRTADALHLFRSQLELQPRSAVDVDASFNLAKCYLALDQNAEALETFLYAVDSSGGPPLARTAAYLYVGRLQIADELYQPAVSSLVRALALSRGTALESNAAMMLSSAYLLAGNPQGANEVLMAHGRREMLTESPDRDAAAFLSAFCRFRAAVLQDRREREGATLVTALTHFDPQGQFGVHWTLLAAQASEELGLYEQSTQHYLAILDSKTGPAMRDRTLMKLSERYRADGQLDEAAELLKAVTDNQSGQVALQVALQSAVVASEKGDPDTTLQMCRFVLANSEDTAVRRVALKLMGRAYESRRDYEAAVYCFAGMVPADHSAAEYPSPRKSNEGSQP; via the coding sequence ATGCTGGTTGTCGGGGGCATTGCGCTGTCCGGACTGGGAATTGCCACAGGCATGTGGCTGCACACGAAAAACACCCCCGAGAGTGAGGAAAATCCCGCAGTCGCGACGACTTCCACTGCGGCGGACCATGCCTGGTCCGATGAGTTGCCGGACAATCTGCCGCCCGACGAATCGCAGCTCCACGCCGGAACGAACGGTGCTCCACGCACCGAACCGCCGGACCCGTTTCAGGTCGCAGCGTCAGGCATTTCGGAAACGGATGCCGGGGAAGAATCCGCAGCCGAAGTCATCGCCAACTACATTTCGATTGCTGATGAGGAACTTCGCGTCGGCAACTATGCGAAGGCGATCGATCTCTACAACTTTTCACTAACGCAGGTATCCGGAGCATCAGAAGCGGCGGTGCGATTCCGCCTGGCTCTGGCCGCTGAGGCCGCCGGCAGTTTTCCGGAAGCCATCGGCAGATATCAAAGCGTCAGTCAGAAGTTCGCTCAGTCCGCCTGGGCGGACGTTGCTCAACTGGGAGAAGCCCGCTGCCTGGCATCGCTCGGCCAGACCGAAAAGCTGGAAGTTACACTTGTTCGCGAAGTGATTCTGAATGAGACCGCTTTTTCGCCGACCGTTCGCGGCGAACTGCTGCACATCTGCGGTCGAGCGTTCGCGAACGGACTGACGGCAAATCGAAATACGTCATTGCTGGACGATCAGTGCCTGATTCTTCCGACATGGCTGCCCGATCCGATTCAGGTTCTTGCCGAACTGCCGGCTATGCTGCAGGACACCGCTCCCAAACCCGGCAACCTGACATTTCAGATCCTGCAGAGTCGCGAAGATTCCCCGGACAGTGTCTACGTGCGAGTTCACAGCGCGAAGGCGTCGGTTCGCACATTGCTGAATGCCGCCCTGCAGAAAAGCGGCTACGAATGCCGGTTCAGCCAGGGCGCTTTGCTGGCGATCAATGGACGCAAGCAGACGCTGCACGCCGACGACATCGGTCTCAGCCTGTTGCTCGACGGGTTGTGTGTTCCGTTCGGACTGATCTGGTCGTACGACGGCAGCACAATTCAGATTCGTTCGCGGAGCGAAGCCGGTGCGGCGGAACTGGCGGACTATCGAGTCAACGCGGCGGAACGACTGCTGCGAACCGCGCTGTTCCAGGCGCCGGATTCCGCACAGATCGGGCACAGTCGAGTGGCGCTGGGAGTGCTGGTGTACCATCGCCAGCGGACAGCCGACGCGCTGCACCTGTTTCGCAGTCAACTGGAACTGCAGCCGCGATCGGCGGTCGACGTGGATGCGTCATTCAATCTGGCCAAGTGCTATCTGGCACTCGATCAGAACGCGGAGGCCCTGGAGACCTTTTTGTACGCGGTCGATTCGTCCGGCGGGCCGCCGCTGGCTCGCACGGCCGCCTATCTGTACGTGGGCCGGCTGCAGATCGCGGACGAACTGTACCAGCCGGCGGTTTCATCGCTGGTTCGGGCGCTTGCTCTTAGCCGCGGCACCGCGCTGGAATCGAATGCCGCGATGATGCTGTCCAGTGCCTACCTGCTGGCCGGCAATCCACAAGGCGCCAATGAAGTGCTGATGGCACACGGCCGGCGCGAAATGCTGACGGAGTCACCGGATCGCGATGCCGCCGCCTTTCTTTCCGCGTTCTGCCGGTTTCGAGCGGCTGTGCTGCAGGATCGGCGCGAACGTGAAGGAGCCACTCTGGTCACGGCACTGACGCACTTTGACCCGCAGGGACAGTTCGGAGTTCACTGGACGCTGCTGGCGGCACAGGCCAGCGAAGAACTGGGGCTCTATGAACAATCGACGCAGCACTACCTGGCAATCCTCGACAGCAAAACCGGTCCCGCAATGCGAGACCGGACGCTGATGAAGCTGTCCGAACGCTACCGCGCAGACGGACAGCTTGATGAGGCCGCGGAACTGCTGAAAGCCGTCACCGACAACCAATCAGGACAGGTCGCCCTGCAGGTTGCTCTGCAATCCGCCGTTGTGGCAAGTGAGAAGGGCGATCCTGACACAACGCTGCAGATGTGCCGGTTCGTCCTGGCCAACAGCGAAGACACCGCCGTGCGACGTGTCGCCCTGAAGTTGATGGGCAGGGCGTACGAAAGTCGGCGAGACTATGAAGCGGCGGTCTATTGTTTCGCGGGAATGGTGCCTGCCGATCATTCGGCCGCTGAATATCCTTCGCCGAGAAAATCGAACGAAGGGAGCCAGCCGTGA
- a CDS encoding diguanylate cyclase yields MTSKINSAMRLPSLPTVAIEILKIFDDPNADARRISEIVEADPAIASKVLKAANSPKYSARGEISDVRRAVTMMGKNNVTPLVLSFSLSSESMVSAAHAEYFKQFWLRSYVQAVAAEILGESRGPRFSSECFTTNLLAGIGLLGMLKAEPEGYIECRNRLRTESLSLTELEREVFGISHRELSEQILQNIGMPERCISAVRFISSPVSAVRSGTDEADRMLMLVTRCADAVARYLCDTDSGLAFVALEERVSDVSDVVRIDKDSLLIQVRQRLDASADLFNVDPSRLPDPSDLLQEALEQLSEFATLAHDAGTDRRVPAELLEENGRLKMRVEDLIQETCIDPLTRVYNRKVFFDKLQELQAVSRLRKHDLGIAVMDIDHFKRVNDTYGHAAGDYVLKQVAQALCGASRTNEILARYGGEEFSLLLENTNPAGMETVAERMRSTVEKLFVCFEGTQIPVTISVGIASGTPTADDRFAEQLFSLADAALYQAKHSGRNCAVVDSTLVRGTLANEPAAIPNCSGCAVGSDMVGV; encoded by the coding sequence ATGACATCGAAGATCAATTCCGCCATGCGGCTGCCGTCACTGCCCACGGTCGCAATTGAGATCCTGAAGATCTTTGACGACCCGAACGCCGACGCTCGGCGGATCAGTGAAATTGTCGAAGCCGACCCGGCGATCGCCAGCAAGGTTCTGAAGGCCGCCAACTCCCCAAAGTACAGTGCTCGCGGCGAGATTTCCGACGTGCGACGCGCCGTGACGATGATGGGCAAGAACAACGTGACGCCGCTGGTCCTGAGCTTTTCCCTGAGTTCGGAGTCCATGGTGTCCGCCGCGCACGCTGAGTACTTCAAACAGTTCTGGCTGCGTTCGTATGTTCAGGCAGTAGCTGCGGAGATCCTTGGCGAATCACGCGGGCCGCGATTTTCATCGGAGTGCTTCACGACGAATCTGCTGGCCGGAATCGGTCTGCTGGGAATGCTGAAAGCGGAGCCGGAAGGTTACATCGAATGCCGCAACCGTCTTCGAACCGAATCGCTGTCGCTGACCGAACTGGAACGTGAAGTCTTCGGTATCTCCCACCGTGAACTCAGCGAGCAGATTCTGCAGAACATCGGAATGCCTGAACGCTGCATCAGCGCCGTGCGGTTCATTTCAAGTCCCGTGTCGGCGGTTCGCAGCGGAACTGACGAAGCGGACAGGATGCTGATGCTGGTGACACGCTGCGCCGACGCGGTCGCTCGTTACCTGTGCGACACGGACAGCGGTCTGGCTTTTGTCGCACTGGAAGAGCGTGTCAGCGATGTCAGCGATGTCGTAAGAATCGACAAGGATTCCCTACTGATTCAGGTTCGCCAGCGACTGGACGCGTCCGCCGACCTGTTCAACGTCGACCCGTCACGACTGCCGGATCCGTCGGACCTGCTGCAGGAGGCTCTGGAGCAGCTTTCTGAATTTGCCACGCTGGCACACGACGCCGGTACCGATCGACGTGTCCCCGCCGAGTTGCTGGAAGAGAACGGTCGGCTGAAGATGCGGGTGGAGGACCTGATTCAGGAAACCTGCATCGATCCGCTGACACGCGTTTACAACCGCAAGGTGTTTTTCGACAAACTCCAGGAGCTGCAGGCTGTCAGCCGCCTGCGCAAGCACGACCTGGGAATCGCCGTGATGGACATCGATCACTTCAAACGCGTCAACGATACCTACGGTCATGCCGCCGGCGACTATGTGCTGAAACAGGTTGCTCAGGCATTGTGCGGGGCAAGTCGAACGAACGAGATTCTCGCGCGGTACGGCGGCGAAGAGTTCTCACTGCTGCTCGAAAACACCAATCCGGCCGGCATGGAAACCGTCGCCGAACGGATGCGATCGACGGTTGAAAAGCTGTTCGTGTGCTTCGAAGGCACGCAGATTCCGGTCACGATCAGCGTCGGCATCGCCAGCGGCACGCCGACCGCGGACGACCGTTTTGCGGAGCAGCTTTTTTCGCTGGCTGACGCCGCTCTGTATCAGGCAAAACACAGCGGACGAAACTGCGCCGTCGTGGACTCCACGCTTGTTCGCGGGACGCTCGCCAATGAACCCGCCGCAATCCCCAACTGTTCCGGCTGCGCTGTCGGCAGCGATATGGTGGGCGTGTAG
- the flgB gene encoding flagellar basal body rod protein FlgB has translation MLIDMASFNEQINLLSRLISAAEMRQQVIGHNIANVNTPNFRRLDVNFEQALAAEMARGASVGELASKAMPTVSRTPGLITRADGNNVDIDQEIGQMNKNALLQQVYLQMVGAEMGMMRRAIDGR, from the coding sequence ATGCTGATTGACATGGCATCGTTTAACGAACAAATCAACCTGTTGTCCCGCCTGATCTCCGCCGCGGAAATGCGGCAGCAGGTCATTGGCCACAACATTGCCAACGTCAACACACCGAATTTCCGCCGGCTGGACGTCAACTTCGAACAGGCGCTGGCCGCCGAAATGGCTCGGGGAGCCTCCGTCGGGGAACTCGCTTCGAAGGCAATGCCGACCGTTTCACGGACACCGGGTCTGATAACTCGCGCGGACGGCAACAACGTCGACATCGATCAGGAAATCGGACAGATGAACAAGAACGCGCTGCTGCAGCAGGTGTATCTGCAGATGGTCGGGGCAGAAATGGGAATGATGCGGCGGGCCATCGACGGCCGTTGA
- the flgC gene encoding flagellar basal body rod protein FlgC, producing the protein MSLDNILAGSSISASGLAGERMRMEVAANNIANARSTRSVNGGPYRRQQVVFAAQMDRFLLPGNAGQPNLGGVRVVGTQADNSPLPQIYDPGHPDANADGYVLMPNVNLPHEMVDLVTASRAYEANLKSLESFRQLAEQALSLLRGIS; encoded by the coding sequence ATGAGTCTGGACAACATTCTTGCCGGTTCATCCATCAGTGCGTCGGGGCTGGCAGGCGAACGGATGCGGATGGAAGTCGCCGCCAACAATATCGCCAACGCGCGGTCGACGCGTTCCGTGAACGGTGGCCCGTATCGGCGCCAGCAGGTTGTCTTCGCCGCGCAGATGGATCGGTTTCTGCTGCCCGGAAATGCCGGACAGCCGAATCTCGGCGGAGTCCGCGTGGTGGGAACGCAGGCAGACAATTCACCGCTGCCGCAGATCTACGACCCAGGTCACCCGGACGCCAACGCGGATGGCTACGTGCTGATGCCCAATGTCAACCTGCCGCATGAAATGGTCGATCTGGTCACCGCCAGCCGCGCTTACGAGGCCAACCTGAAATCACTTGAGTCGTTCCGGCAACTGGCCGAACAGGCTCTGTCGTTGTTGCGAGGCATTAGTTGA
- the fliE gene encoding flagellar hook-basal body complex protein FliE: MTVPISPSVGNSVLPPSSQVTASPATKADVPFAELVKDLLNDTSRQQDAMQNSVKQLVSGETDSIHDVVLTASRADLAFRLVMEIRNRLISSYEEIMRMQV, encoded by the coding sequence ATGACGGTTCCGATTTCACCATCGGTCGGCAACTCCGTACTTCCGCCTTCGTCGCAGGTGACAGCATCACCCGCAACGAAGGCGGATGTGCCGTTTGCTGAACTGGTGAAAGATCTGCTGAATGACACAAGTCGTCAGCAGGACGCGATGCAGAACAGTGTGAAGCAACTGGTTTCGGGCGAAACGGACAGTATTCACGACGTGGTGCTGACGGCGTCGCGAGCCGACCTGGCGTTTCGGCTGGTCATGGAAATTCGCAACCGGCTGATCTCGTCATACGAAGAAATCATGAGAATGCAGGTGTGA
- the fliF gene encoding flagellar basal-body MS-ring/collar protein FliF, with protein sequence MEFFRTLTEQLRALWSGWSNSQRAGISAAAIGCLAAVAGTLYWATRPEYVVLASSLTPQQAAEMVGVLETEQIETKLNFSGSSVSVPRSDVSRARLALKDVLEPNLADDNDSFASGFPGSPAEEEDRRRRTQETRIAKSIEQIRGIRSAIVHISRPVPSPFAVEKTPSTASIIIDPSSVTAVTPSVAESIVSMVSRAVEGLSPENVTLMDTSGRQYSMNDGIASAMSGQFEYQQRLELRLAGKAESMLARMLGEGKAVVRVTADIDFRETTRIEQTFDPDGKVKTDETIETVSQTGAVSLAAGAVGASANASLPADLEDPSATFKSERNTTSYDNASINETVRDIPGRINRLTVAAIVDLTVPEPVEGQPAPPAIDPTQIENIIKQAVGFDTARGDEVQVVNAPLESPVLIDEVPPLVTTWQQYQPLVQSLLVGMAAFAAFIMGLLLLRKVKPVVVASEGEAAMSLQEMQRLSALSQQAKNNPEVAAQILRAWLGDSEEEESAARPPEKTAPTRRAA encoded by the coding sequence ATGGAGTTTTTCAGAACTCTGACCGAACAGCTACGTGCTCTCTGGTCCGGCTGGAGCAACTCGCAGCGCGCCGGCATCAGTGCAGCGGCGATCGGGTGCCTCGCGGCCGTCGCCGGAACGCTGTACTGGGCAACGCGGCCGGAATATGTCGTGCTCGCCAGTTCCCTGACGCCGCAGCAGGCCGCGGAAATGGTGGGTGTTCTGGAGACAGAGCAGATCGAAACAAAGCTGAACTTCTCGGGTTCGTCAGTTTCCGTTCCGCGAAGCGACGTCAGCCGCGCGCGCCTGGCCCTGAAGGATGTGCTGGAACCGAATCTCGCCGATGACAACGATTCGTTTGCTTCAGGCTTCCCCGGTTCGCCGGCTGAAGAAGAGGACCGACGGCGGCGAACACAGGAAACCCGCATCGCAAAGTCCATTGAGCAGATTCGCGGGATCCGGTCCGCCATTGTTCACATCAGTCGGCCGGTCCCGTCGCCGTTTGCCGTTGAGAAGACGCCGTCAACGGCCAGCATCATCATCGACCCATCGTCGGTGACCGCGGTGACACCGTCCGTGGCCGAAAGCATCGTCTCGATGGTGTCGCGCGCCGTCGAAGGACTGAGCCCCGAAAACGTCACGCTGATGGATACCTCAGGCCGGCAGTATTCCATGAACGACGGAATCGCGTCCGCGATGAGCGGCCAGTTTGAATATCAGCAGCGACTGGAACTCCGGCTGGCGGGCAAGGCCGAATCCATGCTGGCACGCATGCTGGGTGAAGGCAAAGCCGTCGTGCGTGTCACCGCCGACATCGACTTTCGCGAAACCACCCGGATCGAACAGACATTTGACCCGGACGGAAAGGTCAAGACCGATGAAACGATCGAAACCGTTTCGCAAACCGGCGCGGTCTCGCTGGCCGCCGGTGCCGTCGGAGCGTCCGCCAACGCCAGTCTGCCGGCCGATCTGGAAGACCCGTCCGCCACTTTCAAAAGCGAACGGAACACAACCAGCTACGACAATGCGTCGATTAACGAAACCGTTCGCGACATTCCCGGCAGGATCAACCGCCTGACGGTTGCCGCGATTGTGGATCTGACGGTTCCGGAACCGGTCGAAGGTCAACCCGCACCGCCCGCCATCGATCCGACTCAGATTGAAAACATCATCAAGCAGGCCGTCGGATTCGATACGGCTCGCGGCGACGAAGTCCAGGTTGTAAATGCTCCCCTGGAATCTCCGGTGCTGATCGACGAAGTGCCTCCTCTGGTCACAACCTGGCAGCAGTATCAGCCGCTGGTGCAGTCACTGCTTGTCGGAATGGCGGCCTTTGCGGCATTCATCATGGGCCTGCTGCTGCTGCGAAAAGTCAAACCAGTCGTTGTGGCCTCGGAGGGCGAAGCAGCGATGTCGCTTCAGGAAATGCAGCGCCTGTCCGCACTTTCGCAGCAGGCGAAGAACAATCCGGAAGTCGCCGCTCAGATCCTGCGAGCCTGGCTGGGCGACAGCGAAGAAGAGGAATCGGCCGCCCGGCCACCCGAAAAAACAGCTCCGACACGTCGAGCGGCCTAG
- a CDS encoding FliG C-terminal domain-containing protein → MLTEPQQAAELLKLLGDDTAEAVLAHLRPEQADALRGLLGQPAKSSLRPARKAELIDNFERFFQFALKNAPRGPKLFQEDEDSRRTPAKLTGDPLTDLATLSVHQISQALETEQPRTVAILMSQLPPQLSAEVLGLLLSDHRSAVARELARELEAPKLLVERIARATYQRGVTLPADPPDRRDRVDRLSEVMRAVPKKYRREMMTAIEEEDEELSQALMKRLYRFEDLVNLEQRTIQQILGEVDGNTLTTALFKADEDVLEAIMGNLSRRARQTIEEELEFQTQVPEARVIAAREAVAAVIAKVDSETE, encoded by the coding sequence ATGCTGACCGAACCACAACAAGCCGCCGAATTGCTGAAACTGCTGGGCGATGACACCGCCGAAGCCGTGCTGGCCCACCTGCGCCCGGAACAGGCGGACGCTCTTCGCGGATTGCTGGGACAGCCGGCGAAATCAAGTCTTCGTCCGGCTCGCAAAGCGGAACTTATCGACAACTTCGAACGCTTCTTTCAGTTCGCACTGAAGAACGCGCCGCGAGGACCGAAGCTGTTTCAGGAAGATGAAGACTCGCGGCGGACGCCGGCGAAACTGACCGGCGATCCGCTGACCGATCTGGCGACGTTAAGTGTGCATCAGATCTCCCAGGCCCTGGAAACCGAACAGCCGCGGACAGTGGCAATCCTGATGAGTCAGTTGCCGCCGCAGCTTTCGGCGGAGGTGCTGGGACTGTTGCTCAGCGATCACCGAAGCGCGGTCGCCAGGGAACTCGCACGGGAACTGGAAGCTCCCAAGCTGCTGGTCGAACGCATCGCGCGAGCAACGTACCAGCGCGGAGTCACGCTTCCGGCGGATCCGCCCGACCGGCGCGATCGCGTGGACCGGCTGAGCGAAGTCATGCGAGCCGTGCCCAAGAAGTACCGACGCGAAATGATGACCGCGATCGAAGAGGAAGACGAAGAACTCAGCCAGGCGCTGATGAAACGCCTGTACCGATTCGAAGACCTGGTGAACCTGGAACAGCGAACGATTCAGCAGATTCTGGGCGAAGTCGACGGCAACACACTGACCACCGCGCTCTTTAAGGCGGACGAAGACGTGCTGGAAGCGATCATGGGCAACCTTTCGCGACGAGCACGGCAGACAATCGAAGAAGAACTGGAGTTTCAGACTCAGGTACCGGAGGCACGAGTCATCGCGGCCCGCGAAGCCGTCGCGGCCGTGATCGCCAAAGTGGATTCAGAAACGGAATAG
- a CDS encoding FliH/SctL family protein, which produces MTTTITFRRSPATLLTRGGTPVTELPPVAAAGATSAAERNAAARLAEQQRELRELFGQLEEAISDVRQQQRNSLQELQQAAVELAVGAASWLVSAAIDRDHFAVDELVSQAIQQLGGGEKVRIQLNPADVRLLKQILEQDGAPVFGDDVEISEDATLKRGTCRAESPKMTIVADWEKRLQDIRTSWMESLDDAQVERRADDPAGRGFRRFPDRRETA; this is translated from the coding sequence ATGACGACAACAATCACATTTCGACGCAGCCCCGCGACATTGTTGACTCGCGGCGGGACACCGGTGACGGAACTGCCACCGGTAGCGGCAGCGGGTGCGACGTCAGCGGCCGAGCGCAATGCCGCGGCGCGACTGGCGGAGCAGCAGCGCGAACTCCGGGAATTGTTCGGACAACTCGAAGAAGCGATTTCGGACGTTCGACAGCAACAACGAAACTCACTGCAGGAACTTCAACAGGCAGCGGTCGAGCTGGCCGTTGGCGCCGCTTCGTGGCTGGTTTCCGCGGCGATCGATCGAGATCACTTTGCCGTTGATGAACTGGTCTCTCAGGCCATTCAGCAACTCGGCGGCGGCGAAAAGGTGCGAATTCAGCTCAACCCCGCCGACGTCAGACTGTTGAAACAAATACTGGAACAGGACGGAGCGCCGGTCTTCGGCGATGACGTGGAAATTTCCGAAGACGCGACTTTGAAACGAGGAACGTGCCGGGCGGAGTCACCGAAAATGACCATCGTCGCGGACTGGGAAAAGCGATTGCAGGACATTCGCACTTCATGGATGGAGAGTCTTGATGACGCTCAGGTTGAACGTCGAGCAGATGACCCGGCTGGCCGGGGATTCCGCCGCTTTCCGGACCGTCGGGAAACTGCGTAG